AAGATACCAATAAATCATTCTTCTCCCCCCAGTAAACTTCCGCTTTATGAGGCAAAATCTTAAGTTCTTTATAATTATTCCCGTTACTTCCATCACAACCAATAAGCCCTAGACTCAGAAGTGCAGCGCAAATAATAAATATTTTTTTCACATTATTTCCCCAATAAAAGAGTGTCATATAATTAATTTTAATAACCTTTTAGTATCCTTTACTAATAATATGTAAAGGCTGTTGAAAAAAAATATTAGTATCTAATGTCACTTCCTCAATAAAATAAAATTGATTAACCAAACAGTTTCAATAGATAAGGAGATAACAGCATATTCAATTCCAAGCTTTAAAAGCTAGTAAACTTTAATATAATGAAAATTGGAATAACATTAATAATTACTAACTACTATATTAGGTCTCAAGTTAATATAGAGCAGCAATCACTTACATTTTCTAACTTAATTCAACGATAAGAAGTCTTAATGGAAGGAACAAAAATTTCATTAATGAAGCACATTTAGGGACGACTGCGATTACATTTCGCCTTTGCCTGCTGAGTTACCGCAACCTACGCTTACTATCTTTGTAGCTAATCAATGTTGTCAGTGCGCCTCTTCAGCGGACTTAAAAGGCACACAATATAACTAGGTAAACTTATTTCAATTGTAACGACAAACTACACCAATGATCTGGATATCCACCTACAAATAGCTTAAAAATAAGCTCGAAAAAATAATCATACCGACATAATTATTATGTAGAAATGCTTTAAAACAAGACTCTCGGTCGCGATTCACAATCAAATATTGTTGATAAATAAATAGTCCAGCAACGATTGTTAAGCCAATAAAGAACACGCTTGGTAAAACCAATAACCAACCTAATAATCCTAAACATAATAACGATGACAATTGTAATAACCCTACGATCAATTTATCTTTTTTACCGAATAAAATTGCGGTAGATTTAATGCCAATTTTTAAATCATCATCTCGATCAACCATGGCATATAAGGTATCGTAAGCAACTGTCCATAAGATATTTGCCACAAATAATAACCATGCATAACTCGGTACAGAATCTAATTGCGCCGCAAACCCCATCGGAATAGCCCAACCAAATGCCATGCCTAATACAACTTGAGGTAGGTGAGTATAACGCTTCATAAATGGATAGCACGCGGCAAGGCCAACGCCCACAAACGATAATAGAATCGTCAATGTATTCATGGTCAACACAAGTAAAAAAGCCAGCAAGGTTAAACCAAAGAAAAACATCAACGCTGCACGGCTTGATATACGCCCAGAAGCAAGCGGCCTATTTTCAGTGCGTTTTACATGACCATCAACATGCCGATCAGCAAAATCATTAATGACACACCCCGCCGCACGCATTAAAATAACCCCTAATGTAAAAACGAGGAGCACATCTAATTTAGGGACGCCTTCAGCAGCAATCCACAACGCCCACAGCGTTGGCCACAATAACAGCAAGGTGCCAATAGGCTTATCCATACGAGTAAGCTGTATGTAATCTTTCATTTTTGATGTCATGAACGACATAGAGTTAACATCCTTTTATTATTTATACGCTAAGGCATCAGGTAAAAACACTTCAGAAACAAGTAATGACTGCCCACCTAATAGAAAACACGAACGACGCCCGAATAACGATGCTTTAGGAGCTGATGAAAACAGATGAGACAATGAATATACTTTACTGTGTGAATGAAATTCAGCTATTTCAATTTCACTACGCTGCATATCAGGCGCGTTAAACAATACGCTACCTAATGAACGGGTCCCCAGTTTTTCCAATTCACCGCCCGGTGCAGTTAGCGTATTTAATGGCATAACGCTACGCGCAAAAACCCAAGGTATCCCATCAAGTTTTAATAGAACCTCACGAACAAAACCTAAATTATCCGTTAGATTTAATTTTATCTTTTCATCGTCGGATAGTTGATAATGACCTTCCGCTAATATTTCAACCGTAAATGTCTGACAATGCTGCTTCAATCTAGCAGTTAATGACCCCGTATCAACGAGCCAATCATAAAGATTCGCAGATAATTTTTCTTCTAATATAGTTGGCCATAACCACTTCGAATCACAGCCGATGGGGTAGCATGGTAATGCCTGCTCACTAGTACGCGTATTATTTATATTATCTGACATATTATAAATTACTTTTTCAACAACGAAATCAGGCATAATTATCTGCTATTCAGACCAAGATTGTAAGCAGGGACACAAGTTGTTAACTGATTTATTTAATTAATCATTTGAAAGTGAGTATACTGACTCACAACCAACCTACTTTTACGACTCATTTAACTAAGGACACGGTAAATGAAAAAATTATTCTGGCTCTTGTGCATGATCATGGCCTCAGTATCTTCCACTGCCGTATCTGCTAACGACCACAAGCCGGTGTATATTTATTTCGGCTTAGAGCCGGATATTATTACCAACTATACCAGTGAAACAAACAAAATTGGTTTCATCAGTGTCTCTATAGAATTTATGCTCGCAGATAAAAAAAGCTTAGCTGTGATAGAAAAGCATGAACCCTTGATCAGGGATAAAATAATTTCATTACTCGGTCAGCAATCACCACAACATTTACGCTCTCTCACAGGCCGAGAAGAGATCAGAAAAATGATCCAAAATGAAGTGAACAGCTTACTAAAACAAGAAAGTGGTGAAGCCGTGATTGAGAATCTATTATTTACCAAATATATATTAATGTAATCAAAAAAGGAGTAAGCCGCTAAGCCTACTCCTTTATCAATTTACATCGCTAATACAATCAGCTAGTCACTTATGCTTTTAAATAGCATTAACGTTTAATCGCATTAATGATCGCAGTCGTGGAGCAACCATCTTCAAATTGTAAGATATTAACCTTGCCACCATTCGCCAGAACTTGTTTATGCCCAGCGATCTCTTCTACTTTGTAATCACCACCTTTAACTAATACATCAGGTAGTAATTCAGAGATTAAACGCTCTGGTGTTTCTTCAACAAACTCCACAACCCAATCAACGGCACCTAAAGCAGCAAGTACTGTCATACGGCGATCACAAGTATTAATCGGACGACCAGATCCTTTCAACCCACGTACAGAAGCATCAGAATTAACCGCCAAAATTAAACGTTGCCCCAGTTTACGTGCCGAATTTAAATAAGACACATGACCCGCATGCAGAATATCAAAACAACCATTAGTCATGACAATCTCTTCGCCACGTAACTTAGCTGATTTAACTGCAATTTTTAACTGCTCTTCGCTTAATACACCAAACCCACTTTCATGAGATCCATAAACAGAGTTCGCTAATTCAATCGGGCTTACCGTCGACGTACCAATTTTAGCAACCACAACACTTGCTCCCGCGTTAGCCAATGCACAAGCTTCTTCGAGTGATGAACCCGCTGATACAGCTGCTGCTAATACTGAGATAACCGTATCACCCGCGCCTGTCACGTCATACACTTCTTGTGCTAATGCAGGAAGGTGAAACTCATCTTGCTCAGCTCGAATTAAGGTCATGCCTTTTTCACTACGCGTAACTAATAATGCTTCGAGATCATATTCAGTAATTAATTTTCGACCTTTCTCAACAAGGTCTTGTTCATTCTTACAATATCCAACAACCGCTTCAAACTCCGATAAATTTGGCGTTAACAAGGTCGCACCACGGTATTTTTCAAAATCACAGCCTTTTGGATCAACAAAAACTTTAACGCCTTGTTGCTTTGCTGCTTGGATCATTTGTTGTACCTCAACCAAGGCGCCTTTGTTATAGTCCGATACGATCATTACTGAATAATCCGAAAAATTATCAATCGTTTTGGCGACTAAAGGTTGGGTATCGACTGCCGCAACAGATTCTTCAAAATCTAATCTAATCACTTGCTGACCACGGCTTAATACACGTAATTTAGTGATAGTTGGGTAATCATCTAATTGCAAAAAATCACAAATAACATCGACAGCATTCATTTTCCCGCATAGCGCTTGTGCAGCTTCGTCATTACCCGTTAAGCCTAAAAGTTTTGTACTAGCACCTAAAGCCGCAAGGTTAAGCGCAACGTTAGCGGCACCACCAGGGCGATCTTCAACATTATTCACTTTAACAATTGGAACTGGCGCCTCGGGAGAAATACGACTCGAATCGCCCGTCCAATAACGATCTAACATTACATCGCCAACGACTAATATTTTTGAATTGTTAAAGTCAGGTAAAATGATTTCCATTATTCTCTCGATAATTTCTAATTAGAAGATTTAAATTTATAGTCTAAAAATGCTTGGCCACAACCAACCATTAAACCAAGTACATGTGCAGCGTTAGCAACATTAAGACCAAATATTGGGAAAAAGCCGAGCACAAGCCAAACCAGCATAAAACCAACATAAGGCTTGGGTAAACTAATACCCTGTGTTGGCGCTAACCAACCTGTCCACCAAATATAACCGACCAAGGCATAAACCACACCCGATAAACCACCAAAGTTAGGTCCTGCTAATAAAAACTGACCGATATTGGGTATTAACGCAGCAACTAAAAACAACAGTAATAACTTTTTACTGCCCAGCTTATTTTCAATTTGGCCACCAAGATACCACCACCATAATAAATTAAATACTAGGTGTAAAACTGAAAAATGAATGAGCGCAGGGGTAAATAAACGCCAAACCTCACTCAGTGAGGAAACACTTAAATCAAAAGGAAAATGCAGCGCAGCATATATAAATTCATTTTGTGTCAACATGCTAAAATACATCGCGGCAAAGACAACCACACTCAAGGTAAAAATAGTGAGGGTCACTTTACCTGCATGTATCAAAAAGTTGGACAACATATTACCCGAACCATAACTAAAATTTGCCGTACGCGTATCAGCAACATCCCAAGACGCTGCTTGGTATTTATCTTGATAAGGGTCAGCCAAAAACATATCAAGTTCTTGTGATGCAACTTCAACATGGGTCATCGCGGGTAAACAGATCGCAAACCCGTCTTCTGTTTGTGCGACTTTCGCATCAATTTTCTGCACTGCTAAATAATCTACAAAAGCCTGCGCCATACGTGGATTATTAATTACACCAATCTCAATCATGCTATTACCTATTTTGTCACAAACGCACATTCTCGACGCCAAGCTTCAAACCCACCGTCCATGCTGTACACGTTTTCAAAGCCTTGTTCCACTAAATATTGCGCCGCGCCTTGACTACTACGCCCATGATAACAAACCACCACCACAGGCACATCAAAGTTCGTTTGCTGCATGAAGTTACCTAACACTGAGTCAGTGAGATGCAATGAATCTTCAATATGTGCATCTGTAAATGATTGAGGGTCACGAATATCGACAATTTTAACGCCTGTACTATCACTGACTAATTGCTGAACTTCATTAATTGAAATATGTTTGAAACTATCCATTATTTTCTCATCTTTAGTGATATTAAGAACTAAAATTTGCTATAAGAACAAAGATACCAAATATTGATGTACTCTTTAAGCATTATCATCCACAAAGGTGGCTATCCCATCAAAGTGAAACCTGTTATATTTCAATTCTAAACAGGCATTAATAAGACTGGCACGAGATATAACGCGTATTAATGTTTATAAAATTCAACACCATGATAGAAGATATCAATTGTGAATAATTAATTTAATCACAGTACTAATTTTAAGATTTGCAAACTATGAGCAACTAATATGAATAATGAAATATTTGTTATCAACCTGGATAAATCAACCTCACGTTTAGAAACCTCAACTCAACAGTTAAAAGCTGCTGGTTTATCTTTCACAAGGATACCAGCCGTCTACGGTGCTGACTTATCTAAAACGGAAAAAAACACACACTATAGTAGCGATTTAAATCATAAATTATTCTATCGAAAATTAAATGATGGTGAAATTGGTGCATACCTCAGTCATCGAAAAGCTTGGCAAGCAATTGTAGATAAAGAGCTTGATTATGGCATTGTGTTTGAAGATGACTTTATCTTGCGAGATGATCTAAATAAAGCAATAGAAAATATAAATGCTATCCCATTTGAATGGGATTATATTAAGTTGGCCAGCTATAACAGTAAAGAAATAAAACAAAAAGTAATATACCAAAAACGACTTATAGATATGGATTTAGTCGCCTATACGAAGGTCGTTACAGGGGCTTCTGCTACCGTGATTAGCTATAAGGCGGCTAAAGAACTACTTGTGAAAACTGAACGATTTGGTAGACCTTTTGATACTGATTTACAATATTGGTGGGAAAAAAATATCCATATATTCTGCTTACTACCATTCGTATCAGCGCAAGATGAAAATATGTTAAGTGATATTGACAGCACGGGTGGCAAACGTAATAAGAGTAATAATCGTTTTTTTCAACGTCAATTTATTCAAATTAAAAAATTCTTTTTAAATCGACATCATAATGCTGCTTTTTTAGCAAAATATAATAATCTAGATTTATAAGTAATTTAAAGTGATAAATAGTTATAGCGAAGCAACTATTTATCACTTTATTACCTAAGTATGCCTACTCAGCTAATAATTTTTTCAAAATACGCAATGTGCTCTAAAACCGTTCTCTCTGATGTAAACTCCGTTTCGATTTTATGCTTGCATACTTTAGACATTTCTTGAACTAAGTCTTTATTGTTGTAAAGATATTCAATCTTATCCGCAATTGCTTGAGCATCTTTAACTGGTACAACGCAACCATTTATACCTTCAATAACAACCTCTTTACTACCGCCCGTTTCTGTTACAATTGACGGTGTACCATACCCCATAGCTTCCATAACAGCGCGAGGAAGCCCTTCTCCACTAATTGAAGCTTGAATTAATATATCACTGGCAGCACTTAACTCTGGTGCATCATATCGATATCCTGCTAAATGAATTCTATCCGCTAAAGGCGAATTTTTAATTGCACTTAAGTAGGGGTCTTTATCCATGCCTGAACCAACAAGTAACAAATGAAAATTATCTAAATGAGCCACTTTACTTACAGCTTCGATAAGGATTGATAACCCTTTGCTTGGTCGAATTGTTGCCACTGCGATTGCAACAAAAGCATCTTCAGGAATACCAAATTCAGATAAGTTACCCGGTACTGATTGATACCAAGATAAATCATGCCCTTTATAAATAGTGACAACCTTATCTTTATTTTTCCATACCTTAGAACGGACATCCTCAGTTACAGCATCAGATACGCAAATAACGCCATCAACCCTTGGATGTAAATGAGTTAAATAAGCACTGGGATCATGACGATATAATCCACCAGTGGTTCCTCGATAGTTAATCATTTTCGCAGGAAAACCAATACAAGCAAAAGCAGCACTCGGAATCGTTCTAGAATTTAAAGCGTAAACAATATCATAATGTGTACTGCTTAATTCTTCACGAATCGCTTTAATGGTTTTAAAACACACTTTTTTAGTCGGATATTGTTCAATAACTTTAATACCAAGCTCTTCAAACATAGGGGTATATTCAGAATTAGGTCGAGTAAAAACAGTAACATCATGACCTTTTTTTGCAAAGCCGATCGTAATCATGACTTCAGGTCTACTAACATTTGTAATCTTAGCATAATCGCCTACAACCAAAATTTTCATATAGTGCCTTTTCATTCCGAATTCAATTATTAACAATGCTTATGATACTATCACATTGTTAATATTGATCCAGAAGGGAATGCCAGATGCTAAGCCGAACGCTCTATACCACGTTACTTTATGCAACTTCACCGTTGATATTTTCTTTACTGTTAAAGACAAAAAAAGGAAAGCCTCCTATTGGCGACCGTTGGAAAGAGTTTGTAGGTATAACCCCTGAATTAACGCTATCACAGCAACCGATCTGGATCCATGCAGTTTCAGTGGGGGAAGTGATTGCTGCAACACCAATTATCAAGGCATTACAACAGCACTACCCTGAGCAACCACTACTCATTACGACAACAACAAGTACGGGTGCAGAACGTGTAGAGGCTTTAACTGGTCACATTGAACACAGGTACTTTCCTGCAGATTACCCTTGTGCGGTAAAACAGTTTATTAGCCGTATGAAACCAGCACTCTGTTTAATAATGGAAACCGAGTTATGGCCTAATATGCTAACTATTTGTAACGATGAAAATATTCCCACGATAGTAGTTAATGCTCGACTGTCTGAGAAGTCGCAACAAAAGTACCAACGATTTCAATCATTATTCTCAGCACCATTACAAAAGTTGACCCATGTTTTATGTCAGGATGAAAACGATCTACGTCGCTTTACAACGTTAGGGTTAATCCAAACCCAACTTTCTGTCACAGGTACAGTGAAATTTGATATTCAATTTTCAGATACCATCATCAATCATGGTTTATCACTGCGCGAACAGTTTGGCAAACAACGTCCTGTCGTCATCGCCTCAAGTACACATAAAGGTGAAGATGAAATCGTGCTTGCCGCATTTGAAAAAGTAAAACAACAACATAATGATGCGTTATTAATATTGGTACCACGCCATCCAGAACGCTTCGATGATGTAGCTACACGCTGCTTAGATAAATTTCCTCACACACAACGACGCAGCCAAACTCAAGCGACAGAAAACCTAAGTAACATTGATGTTTATTTAGGAGATAGTATGGGAGAGATGCCACTGCTACTTGCTGCCAGTGATATTTGCTTTATGGGCGGAAGTTTAATTGGAGATAAAGTCGGTGGGCATAATTTATTAGAACCAGCCGCATTATCAAAAGCGTGTATCACAGGTCCAAGTTACTATAATTTTGCGGACGTAACAGCCCAATTACTTGCATGTGATGGGGTTGCTGTCGTCAATAATGAGCTTGAGTTAGCTAATAAGATAAATGAATTAATGTCACAGCCAGAGATTGCAGTAACTATGGGTCAACAAGCAAAGAGTGTAGTGGAAAAGAACAAAGGCGCATTAACCAAAATCATGCAAAAACTAACCTTTTACATCGACCAAACGCTCAAGCAAGCCAATACAAAATAGTGTGTATCGTCAATATGGTTTATCTTTTCACGAAATAATCAGCGATAAAGAAAAACCATATTGCATACTTACACAGTCAATAAACTAGCTGTTTATCTCAGGAATAACCGTTTCAGCCGTCGCTAAACGTAAGTAATATTCACGCATATGCTGATAATCGACAAGGGCTTTTTCAGTGAAATAAGGCTTCATCATGAAGATAGATTTCAGAATGCCACGATAAATATCCGTTTTATATACTTTTGCATCTTTACTGATTGTGGTGCGATAACTTACCCAAGACACAAGCACAACCTTAATCGAGTTGGCTAATTCGTCCAGATCTTCCATCGGAATATTCACCACTTTATTTTTCTGTAAAGAGAATAACAAATCCACTTCACGCTGCGCTGACACTTCTTGGAATTTTAAATATTTTTTATGTAAGTTTGGGTCTCGAGATAACAGGGTCGGTAAACTGTAATACAAAAATCTAAAACGCCACATCGTTTCAAACATCGAATCTAAATAACTCATCATCACTTCTAATGTCACGTCACCTTCACGGTGAGGTTGAAAATGCTCCGCTAAATAATTAACATATTGATCAAAAATAGAGTCAATAATGTCTTCTTTATTACGAAAGTGATAATAAAGATTGCCAGGACTAATACCTAAATGTGCGGCAATATGATTGGTGGTCACGTTACGCTCACCACATTCATTAAACAGCTCAAGTGCAGTATAAATGATCTTATCTCTGGTTTTCATGAAAATGACCGCTTTGATTTATAATGGAATACTCAATACTCGCACATTTATTGCTAAATGACACAGTGTAATATCCCATTGTTAGAATGTTCGCTCAATTATGATAACCCGCGAATAATAAATCCCAATCTGTCTCTTGCCATTTGAACGCCGTATCTTTCCTTTGTTCTTTCAAAAAAGAGCGCTTTAACCGTGCTAAATTATCTTTTTTCCACGAATTTGCAGCGGGTTTAAATTTGCAGCGATCAAAATCGATAAGCCACCACTTACCCTTTCCATCGAGAATAATATTATGGGTATTTAAATCCGCATGCCATAAATCAACATCATGGAAACGTCTTATCATTGCGCCAATTTGTCTATAATCATCAGACTTTAACGCACGATCTTTTAATACCGCAACTAAATCGTTGGCACCCGCAATCTTCTCGGTAATCAAATCAGCATGATAAAACAATCCCTGTTTAATAATCTGTCCAGCAATTGGTTTTGGTGCTGGTAAGTTTTTATCCACAAGTTGCTGAGTCACCACAAATTCTTGGTAAGCACGAGTATTCTTTAACCCAGTATAAAAATAGGCATCTTTAATTAACTTCGCAATCAAACCACCACGATGATAATGACGTAACACAAATTCATCATCGTTTATTTTAAAGAACCAGGTAATACCGCGACCAAACGCTGAACCAATAATCGCATTATTACGTTGCCAATATGCCCCATCAAAATATTCAGGGGTGATCTCGCCTTTTAATTCGTCCTGAAAAAATAAGACTCTAGCGCCTTGTGTCTCTATTAACATGTGATCTCCAAAAAAACTTCGTCGATAAATTTTACATTACCTCAAACGATTTGCATAATAGCCTTTTACATTCAACAACTAGAAATGATGAATATGACCCCTCCACAGAGTATCTGTATATTACGTTTTTCCGCAATTGGTGATGTTTGCCATGCTGTTTCTGTTGTACAAGCAATTCAGCGACAATACCCAAATGCAAAGATCACTTGGGTGATCGGAAAAATAGAAGCCATGTTAGTTGGGGACATCAACAATGTTGAATTTATTATTTTTGATAAAAAAGCCGGATTAAAAGGCTATTCAGACCTACGGAAAAAATTAAATAACCGTCAGTTTGATGTATTACTGCATATGCAAGTTGCACTCCGAGCGAGCATCGCGAGTTTATGTATTAAAGCCAAACAGCGCTGGGGATTTGATAAAACAAGAGCCAAAGAAGGCCAGTGGTTGTTCACTAATCATAAAATTAAGCCGCAATCACAACCCCATGTACTCGATGGTTTTATGGCGTTTGCCGAAGCGATTGGCGTACCCGTCGCACCTCCGCAATGGGATATCCCACTTTCAACCCAAGATAACTTATGGGCGCATTCACAATTAAGCCACGAAAAGAAAAATTTTATTATTTGCCCATCAGCAAGTAAAGCAGAACGTAATTGGTCAACAGAAAGTTATGCCGAAATAGCCAATTATATGCATGAGCAAGACTATCAAGTATCAATATGTGGAGGCCCGACAGAAAGCGAAAAGCAACTCGCTAAAGATATAATGCAGCTAACCACAACACCAATTAATAACCTTGTTGGTGAAACATCCTTGAAGCAATTGCTCGCTATTTTAAAACATGCTGATCTTGTGTTAGCACCCGATACTGGTCCTGCGCATATGAGTACCACTGTAGGAACTCCCGTTGTTGGTTTATACGCGCACAGTAATCCGGGACGTACAGGGCCTTATAATAATCTTAACGATGTCGCTGAAGTTTACCATCAACATTTACCAAACAGTGAATGGGGACAACGGGCGAAAGGGCCTGACTTAATGAATAACATAAGCATCACAACCGTTAAAAATAAATTAGCACGTTTTATACAATAATAATTACATATACCTTGAACTAACACTGAGTAGAGTAAGAAATTATCATGACAGTAAAAGTAATTTACCCAGGTACATTTGACCCTATCACCAATGGTCATACTGATTTAATCGAACGCGCAGCAAAACTGTTTGATCACGTCATTGTTGGCGTGGCTTTTAACCCTACCAAAAAGCCATTCTTTAATCTTGATGAACGCGTGCAGTTAGCAAAAACTGTAACAGCACATTTGAATAATGTGGAAGTGGTAGGCTTTAGTGGTTTATTAGTTGATTTTGCTAAAGAATATAATGCGTCCGTATTAATTCGAGGCTTACGTGCGGTATCTGATTTTGAGTATGAATTCCAACTTGCGAATATGAATCGTCGCTTAAGTCCTGATTTAGAAAGCGTATTCCTAACACCCTCTGAAGAAAATTCATTTATCTCTTCAACACTGGTGAAAGAAGTGGCCATTCACAACGGCGATGTAGCACAGTTTGTCGCACCGATTGTTTGCCAGGCTATTTTAGATAAAATTGCA
This Moritella sp. 5 DNA region includes the following protein-coding sequences:
- a CDS encoding glycosyltransferase family 4 protein, giving the protein MKILVVGDYAKITNVSRPEVMITIGFAKKGHDVTVFTRPNSEYTPMFEELGIKVIEQYPTKKVCFKTIKAIREELSSTHYDIVYALNSRTIPSAAFACIGFPAKMINYRGTTGGLYRHDPSAYLTHLHPRVDGVICVSDAVTEDVRSKVWKNKDKVVTIYKGHDLSWYQSVPGNLSEFGIPEDAFVAIAVATIRPSKGLSILIEAVSKVAHLDNFHLLLVGSGMDKDPYLSAIKNSPLADRIHLAGYRYDAPELSAASDILIQASISGEGLPRAVMEAMGYGTPSIVTETGGSKEVVIEGINGCVVPVKDAQAIADKIEYLYNNKDLVQEMSKVCKHKIETEFTSERTVLEHIAYFEKIIS
- the glpG gene encoding rhomboid family intramembrane serine protease GlpG yields the protein MIEIGVINNPRMAQAFVDYLAVQKIDAKVAQTEDGFAICLPAMTHVEVASQELDMFLADPYQDKYQAASWDVADTRTANFSYGSGNMLSNFLIHAGKVTLTIFTLSVVVFAAMYFSMLTQNEFIYAALHFPFDLSVSSLSEVWRLFTPALIHFSVLHLVFNLLWWWYLGGQIENKLGSKKLLLLFLVAALIPNIGQFLLAGPNFGGLSGVVYALVGYIWWTGWLAPTQGISLPKPYVGFMLVWLVLGFFPIFGLNVANAAHVLGLMVGCGQAFLDYKFKSSN
- a CDS encoding glycosyltransferase family 25 protein — its product is MNNEIFVINLDKSTSRLETSTQQLKAAGLSFTRIPAVYGADLSKTEKNTHYSSDLNHKLFYRKLNDGEIGAYLSHRKAWQAIVDKELDYGIVFEDDFILRDDLNKAIENINAIPFEWDYIKLASYNSKEIKQKVIYQKRLIDMDLVAYTKVVTGASATVISYKAAKELLVKTERFGRPFDTDLQYWWEKNIHIFCLLPFVSAQDENMLSDIDSTGGKRNKSNNRFFQRQFIQIKKFFLNRHHNAAFLAKYNNLDL
- the ubiA gene encoding 4-hydroxybenzoate octaprenyltransferase, yielding MSFMTSKMKDYIQLTRMDKPIGTLLLLWPTLWALWIAAEGVPKLDVLLVFTLGVILMRAAGCVINDFADRHVDGHVKRTENRPLASGRISSRAALMFFFGLTLLAFLLVLTMNTLTILLSFVGVGLAACYPFMKRYTHLPQVVLGMAFGWAIPMGFAAQLDSVPSYAWLLFVANILWTVAYDTLYAMVDRDDDLKIGIKSTAILFGKKDKLIVGLLQLSSLLCLGLLGWLLVLPSVFFIGLTIVAGLFIYQQYLIVNRDRESCFKAFLHNNYVGMIIFSSLFLSYL
- a CDS encoding TetR/AcrR family transcriptional regulator — translated: MKTRDKIIYTALELFNECGERNVTTNHIAAHLGISPGNLYYHFRNKEDIIDSIFDQYVNYLAEHFQPHREGDVTLEVMMSYLDSMFETMWRFRFLYYSLPTLLSRDPNLHKKYLKFQEVSAQREVDLLFSLQKNKVVNIPMEDLDELANSIKVVLVSWVSYRTTISKDAKVYKTDIYRGILKSIFMMKPYFTEKALVDYQHMREYYLRLATAETVIPEINS
- a CDS encoding flagellar basal body-associated FliL family protein; the encoded protein is MKKLFWLLCMIMASVSSTAVSANDHKPVYIYFGLEPDIITNYTSETNKIGFISVSIEFMLADKKSLAVIEKHEPLIRDKIISLLGQQSPQHLRSLTGREEIRKMIQNEVNSLLKQESGEAVIENLLFTKYILM
- the glpE gene encoding thiosulfate sulfurtransferase GlpE, translated to MDSFKHISINEVQQLVSDSTGVKIVDIRDPQSFTDAHIEDSLHLTDSVLGNFMQQTNFDVPVVVVCYHGRSSQGAAQYLVEQGFENVYSMDGGFEAWRRECAFVTK
- the waaA gene encoding lipid IV(A) 3-deoxy-D-manno-octulosonic acid transferase; this encodes MLSRTLYTTLLYATSPLIFSLLLKTKKGKPPIGDRWKEFVGITPELTLSQQPIWIHAVSVGEVIAATPIIKALQQHYPEQPLLITTTTSTGAERVEALTGHIEHRYFPADYPCAVKQFISRMKPALCLIMETELWPNMLTICNDENIPTIVVNARLSEKSQQKYQRFQSLFSAPLQKLTHVLCQDENDLRRFTTLGLIQTQLSVTGTVKFDIQFSDTIINHGLSLREQFGKQRPVVIASSTHKGEDEIVLAAFEKVKQQHNDALLILVPRHPERFDDVATRCLDKFPHTQRRSQTQATENLSNIDVYLGDSMGEMPLLLAASDICFMGGSLIGDKVGGHNLLEPAALSKACITGPSYYNFADVTAQLLACDGVAVVNNELELANKINELMSQPEIAVTMGQQAKSVVEKNKGALTKIMQKLTFYIDQTLKQANTK
- the hldE gene encoding bifunctional D-glycero-beta-D-manno-heptose-7-phosphate kinase/D-glycero-beta-D-manno-heptose 1-phosphate adenylyltransferase HldE, which encodes MEIILPDFNNSKILVVGDVMLDRYWTGDSSRISPEAPVPIVKVNNVEDRPGGAANVALNLAALGASTKLLGLTGNDEAAQALCGKMNAVDVICDFLQLDDYPTITKLRVLSRGQQVIRLDFEESVAAVDTQPLVAKTIDNFSDYSVMIVSDYNKGALVEVQQMIQAAKQQGVKVFVDPKGCDFEKYRGATLLTPNLSEFEAVVGYCKNEQDLVEKGRKLITEYDLEALLVTRSEKGMTLIRAEQDEFHLPALAQEVYDVTGAGDTVISVLAAAVSAGSSLEEACALANAGASVVVAKIGTSTVSPIELANSVYGSHESGFGVLSEEQLKIAVKSAKLRGEEIVMTNGCFDILHAGHVSYLNSARKLGQRLILAVNSDASVRGLKGSGRPINTCDRRMTVLAALGAVDWVVEFVEETPERLISELLPDVLVKGGDYKVEEIAGHKQVLANGGKVNILQFEDGCSTTAIINAIKR
- a CDS encoding chorismate lyase, with amino-acid sequence MPDFVVEKVIYNMSDNINNTRTSEQALPCYPIGCDSKWLWPTILEEKLSANLYDWLVDTGSLTARLKQHCQTFTVEILAEGHYQLSDDEKIKLNLTDNLGFVREVLLKLDGIPWVFARSVMPLNTLTAPGGELEKLGTRSLGSVLFNAPDMQRSEIEIAEFHSHSKVYSLSHLFSSAPKASLFGRRSCFLLGGQSLLVSEVFLPDALAYK